The nucleotide sequence CTTTAGAGAAAAGTTCGATTCGCTAACACCATAGCGTGTCTCGTTTAGTCAACGCACACGTCCCGGCCCGGATCGGGGATCCCATTTGCACCCAACGGACGTAAATATTTCTTAAACTACTAGTTATAGGCATAAGTTACACCAACGGGCGGACAATCAGGAGTATATACTGACAGATGCATATACTGGACACACACACATTCACAAGCTCATGAATGCTTCATGAATATCTGTTTAGTACTAGTGTATGTGAACTAAGTACAAGCCGCACCCAGTATTGTTGATGGACCTAGTTCAGGCCTCTGATAGTTGACCCAAAACAAAATTCAGAGATTTACCTGATCTCTGCATTTATgttcaacatccacaaTCCTTATTGCATCTCATATATACAAAGGGTTTCCAGAAAAGTCTGTGATAAAGTCATCTATTACTAGAAATTACTAATAATGTGTAATGAGCACTCCGATTTATCAATTTGGCTCAACTTGCGGATACTTTTTCGAACACTCTATCGCTCATCGCGTTAATAATAATTCCGCTGAACATGTCGGAAGCTCGCTCTATTGAAAGCACAGATGACACACGCAAAGAGTCAGAAGACTTGGCATCTCCCATACCTAGCCCCACTCCAGATGAGATTGGACTTCTAAGAGAAATCGTATTCGTGGGTCTTGTGGTGGGAACTCAATTGTTGACGCAGGCCTCCTTGGCACAAACAATTATTACCGTTGGAACTCTTAGTAAAGATTTTGATGTCACAGACAGCCCAGGTGAACAATCTTGGTTTACAGCTGCCTTCTCGTTAACGGTGGGTACCTTCATCTTAATTTCTGGAAGgcttggtgatttgttTGGGTATAAAAAGATATTCGTATCAGCTTACTGTTTCTTATCATTAAGCAGTCTAATAACTGGCTTCACCGTGTATACCCACTCGGtcgtcttcttcgatgTCATGAGAAGTCTTCAAGGGTTGGGGTTTTCTTTGGCCTTCCCTAATGCGCTTGCCATTTTTGGACACTACTATCCAATGGGTCCCAAGAGAATCTTATTCATGTGCTTATTTGGGGCGGTAGCCCCTGGTGGGTTTGTTATTGGAAGTTTATTCAATACCACCATCGTCAACCATGCGTGGTGGCCTTGGGGTTTCTGGGTATTAGCCATCGTggctttggtggtggcatTTACATCATTTTTTGTTATTCCCAAGAATATCGTGAACAATTCATCTCACAGAGGAGGGTTTGATTGGGTTGGCTCGGTGACTGGTGTGTGTGGTCTTATTCTCATCAATTTTGCCTTTAACCAGGGCCCTAATGTTGGTTGGGACAAACCCTACGTGTATGTTTTATTGATTGTGGgatttctctttgttggAGCATTTTTCGTGGTTGAGAGAAAGGTTAAAAACCCTTTGGTGCCCAAGGAGGTGATGAGAGGTGAA is from Yamadazyma tenuis chromosome 6, complete sequence and encodes:
- a CDS encoding uncharacterized protein (COG:U; EggNog:ENOG503NWTD) encodes the protein MSEARSIESTDDTRKESEDLASPIPSPTPDEIGLLREIVFVGLVVGTQLLTQASLAQTIITVGTLSKDFDVTDSPGEQSWFTAAFSLTVGTFILISGRLGDLFGYKKIFVSAYCFLSLSSLITGFTVYTHSVVFFDVMRSLQGLGFSLAFPNALAIFGHYYPMGPKRILFMCLFGAVAPGGFVIGSLFNTTIVNHAWWPWGFWVLAIVALVVAFTSFFVIPKNIVNNSSHRGGFDWVGSVTGVCGLILINFAFNQGPNVGWDKPYVYVLLIVGFLFVGAFFVVERKVKNPLVPKEVMRGETGFVLGCIAAGWSSFGIWLFYTARFLSVLDLLSPMQVTVRYITVLPMGIAAAGLTAVLLPKINVSYIMIIAMTAFLVCNVLIGNRPVGQVYWAQNFVSFLIGPFGMDMSFPAATVILSHSFPKHQQGVAASLVSTIVNYSISIGLGLAGTVEYYTVKGQPDTFEVTERGIRRAFYMGMGLGGLGVVTAIVFIFYERAKDKRKEKASSDAKEHS